From the genome of Desulfovibrio sp. JY:
CATCCTGGCCCAGTACACGCTGCTCAAAAGCCTGCTGCTCGTCGCGGGCTGGCTCGGGGTGGTGGGATTCGTCTTCTGGCAGGGCTACACGCCGGGACTGAAAAACCTGGTCATGGTCATTTCGGCCGGTGTGGGGCTCGAGGCCGTGGCCAGCTCCTTTTTCGTGGCCATCCGCGTGGAAGGCCGGCAGGACCTGGAAGGCCGCATCAAGGTCATTTCCGGGGTCATCGGCTACGGCTACGCCATAGGGCTTCTGACCCTCGGCGCGGCACCCCACTGGATCGCGCTCTTCAAGGTCATCGAGAACGTGTCCAACCTGTCCGGCGGCGTCTGGATGGCCCTCAAAAAGACCGATTTCGCCGGACTCACCCTCAAGCGCAAATCCCTGGCCCGCACCTGGGCCACGGCCAAGCACGGCAGCGTGTTCGTGCTCATGGCCCTGGCCGCCATCCTCTACAACAAGGCCAATCTCTATTTCCTGCAAAGCAACGGCGGTCCGACCAAGGTGGCCCAGTACAGCGTCACCTGGGAGCTGGTGGACGGCGTCTCGATTCTGGTCTCCAATCTCCTTTTGCGCAGCATCCTTTACCCGCTGTTCGTGCGCCTGTGGAAAAATGATCGGAGCGAGTTCAAGCGGCTGGCCAATAATTCCGTGCGCTGGCTCATCGGCATCTCGATACCCGTGATGTTCGTGCTCTTCATCGAATCCGACCGCCTCATCGGACTGGTCTACGGCGGGGCCTACCACGACGCCATGTGGATGCAGAAATGGCTGGCCGGCACCATCATCTGCGGCTTCGTGCACAACCTCTCGGCCTACCTGATGATGAGCCAGGGCAAGCAGCGCCTGCTCCTTTTCATCTATATCGGCGGCCTGGCCGTGAACCTCACCCTGTGCGCCACCCTCATCCCGGCCGATCCGCTCCTCGGCACCTGTCTGGCCATGCTTCTCACCAAGGCGGTGGTGGCCGTGACCACCACGAGCTATTGCCAGGCGACCATGCGCATCATCGACGTCAAATCCATGTGGCGCATCGCCGCGGCCTGCGCCGCGGGCGCGGGGCTCTATTTCGCCGCCATGCCCCTCGGCATACGGGAAATCTCCGAAGGCCTGGCCCTAGTGCCCTTCATCTTCCTCGTCATGCAGTGGAAAAAGGAGCTGGCCGCCCAAAAGGCCCAGGCCGGACTGGCGTAGGGGAAGAGGAAAAGAGGGGAAGAGATGAGATGAGATGATGCGAGAGGGGGACCTTTTTTGAAAAAAAGGTCCCCCTCTCGCGCTCTTCCCTCCAAAAAACTTTCAATGGTTACGGCTGAGTCCGCGATAGCACGCTGCAACCGGGAAAAGTCGTTGGGAAGGGACCGGGGAAACAAGGCCTGGACGACACCTTCCGAAAAATCGTCAAATTTCCATCATACGGTGAAAGTAGTTTTCTGATTCCGTGGAAATGGCGTAGAAGGTGAAATCCCCTTTGCCGCATTTCGCCACGCGTTGCGGCAGATTCCCAGGGACGTGGGCTGGTCTCGATCTTGCTTGAAGCCACCCCAAAAACCACCGCACCACGGAGGGAGCCGCTTATGCGCATCCGTCTGACCCCGCTTCTGACGAGCCTGTTTCTGGCCACGGCCCTGTGCGCCGTCCCGGCCCTGGCCAAAAAGGGACAGGGACAGCAAGGACAAGCCCCATCCTACGGGCCGCCGTCGTATTCCGGCCACAAGGGCGACCAGACGCCGCCCTACGGCCCTCCCTCATACGCCGGGCAGAAGGGCAACCAGGCCTCGCCCAAGGGAAAATCCTCTTATGTCGGTCCCGGGAAAAACTACGACTCGAACGGGGATATGCCGCCCGGCCAGCAAAAGAAGCAGTCCAAGCACAAGAAGAAAAAGCACCGCAACAGCCCGCCGGATCAGGCTCCGGCCTGGGGCTACCGCAATCAGGAATAACCGGCCGCCCGACGTAAGAAAAAGGCCGCCCGCGACCATGCGGACGGCCTTTGCCGAAAAGGCGTATTCCCACGCGGCATCGCCCTCCCCTTGACTTTCCGCCGGCAACCTCTCATTCTCCGCCCACCGGAAATTGAGTTCCGGCGTAAGCGTTTACGTCAACCAACGCGACCTGTCCCCGTCCGCAAACATTGCGGACTGGCGGAGAGGGCGTGTTGGGTTGCGTCTTCTCCGTGTTTCGTTCCCATGCCCGCTGGAGAAGGCGTACCTGATGCAATCCCTCGCCAAACGCTGTTCTTCCCCACCGCAATCCGAATGCGGCGGTCTCCCCGTCATTCTTTTATGCCTGGCGGTTTTTTCCTGCTACCTCACCGTGGGCATGCCCCTGCCCGTGATCCCGTTGTTCGTGAGCCAGGTCTTGGGCTATCCCGACTGGATCGTGGGCCTGGCCGTGGGCATCCAGTTTTTCGCCACGGTCTCGACCCGCAAATTCGCCGGGGGCATCGCCGACAACCAGGGCGGCGACGTGGCCTTGCGTCGTGGGCTGGTCGCCTGCTCCCTGGCCGGATTCACCTATCTCGCCGCCGCCTGGCTGCCGACCGGACCGGCGGGCAAACTGGCCGTGCTCATGCTCGGCCGACTCTTGCTCGGCGTAGGGGAATCCCTGCTCCTCACCGGCGGGCTGGCCTGGGCCATAGGCCTTGCCGGTCCCGCCCGATCGGGCCGGGTCATGTCCTGGGTCGGCATGGCCATGTACGGCGCGTTGGCCGCCGGCGCGCCGGCCGGGCTGGCCCTGGACGCCGCCCATGGGTTCCTGGCCGTGGCCGTGGTCGTGACCATATTGCCGCTTCTCGCCTTCGCGGCCCTGATTGGCGTGCCCAAAAGCCCGCCCAACAAGACGGGCGCCTCCGTGTCCTTCCGCCGGGTTGTGGGCATCATCTGGCGTCCCGGCCTGGCCCTTGGCCTCCAAGGCGTGGGCTTCGCCGGCATCGGGGCCTTCGTGTCGCTGTATTTCGTCGCCGAAGGCTGGTCCGGAACGGGCCTGACCCTTTCGGCGTTCGGAGTGGCATTCATCTGCGCCCGGATCCTTTGCGGGGAACTGCCCGACAAATTCGGCGGCGCACGTGTGGCCCTGGCCTTCTTCGTCATCGAAATCGCCGGCCAGGCCGTGCTCGCCACCGCTTCGCATATGGGACTGGCCATGACCGGCGCGGCCCTGACGGGATTCGGCTGTTCGATGATCTTCCCGGCGCTGGGCGTGGAAACGGTCAAACGCACGCCGTCCGAAAGCCGGGGCACGGCCCTGGGCGCGTTCGCCGCCTTCCAGGACATCGCCTACGCCCTGACCGGCCCCGTCACCGGAACCGTGGCCGGACTCTACGGCTACCGCTCGGTGTTTCTCATCGGCACGGCGGCCGCGCTCTGCGGCCTGGCCATAACCGTGCCGTTGCTCCGGCAGAAGTAAGGGAAGGAAAAGATGCGAGAGGGGGACCCTTTTTGAAAAAAGGGTCCCCCTCTCGCGCTCTCCCTCCCCAAAAACTTTTAACGATAACAACGTATCCCGTTAAAAGTCTTTTGAAGGGGGTTCGGGGGAAACTTTTCGTAAGACAAAGTTTCCCCCGTCTCTTCCAGCTCTTCTCCTACCCTCGGCGGATTTCCTTGACCACGCCGCCCCAGCCCACCTTGTAGCTGATGCCCCGCCAGGACATGGAGCCCGTGACGAAGGTGCGGCCGAAGCACCAGGCCAGCATCAGAAATGTGGCCACGTAGCCCCGCAGCCAAGGGAGGATGCCGATCGGGCGCGGACAGAGGCTGCGGTAGGCCAGCCCCAGCCCGAGAAAATCGGCGGTGTAGACCAGCGCACCCCAGCCAACCAGTGGGCTGGTCCAGCCGAAGCACCAGCCGATGAGAAGGAGCGCCGCGAACACAGGCGGCGCGGACAGCACGAAGACCGCCAGGATCGACACCAGCCAGCCCGGCGGGATGCAGAACTTGAGGTAAAGGAGTTGGCGCGTGAGCCAGTCGTCCCAATGCGAAAGCGGCACCCCGGCCATGGGCGTCTCCAGGCAGGCGGCGGCCACGGGCCAGGCGGCCACGCCGAAGCGGTGCAGATGCGGCCCCATGGAGAAATCGTCCACGATGTTTTTGCCCCACAGCTCGCGCAGCCCGAAGCGGTCGAAGGCTTGGCGCGAGATGGCCATGGCTCCGCCCCAGGGCTGGGTGATGGCCCGGATGGGCTGGAGCAGGTGCAGGGCCATGCAGGTGGTGGCCATGCCGATGGTGGCGGTTTTGCCGTCTCCGGGCACGATCTTGTGGAAGCCGCTGGTCATGGGCGCGTCGCCCCGAATGATCGGCGCGGCCAGATTGGTGAAAAAGTGGCGATCGGCCACGTGGCTCGAATCGCAGAAGACGAAAAGCTCGGCGGTTGCCGCCGCCCGGATGCCGGCCAGGATGTTGTGGTTTTTCTGGCCGCAACGGGTGGCCGGGCCGGCCACGACCATAAGGACGCGGGGATCGGCCCCGGCCACACCGGCCACCAGGGACGCGGCTGGATCATCGGCCGTGGCCGTGACGAAGATGGCCGTGAAATCGGGATAATCCTGGTCCAGCAGCGAGGCGACGGCCTCGCGCATGCCCGGATGGTCGCCGGTGACCGGCACGATGACCGCCAGCCGGGGACAGGTCTCGGGCATGGGTTCGGGGCCGTCGCCGCCGCGCACATGGCGGCGGCCAAGCAGGTAGAGGGCCGTCAGCACGACAAGCTGCACGGCCATGACCGTAAACGCAAACGCCGTCACGAAGCCTCCTGGAAAATACGCGTCATCCCGGCCGGTGCGACGCCTTGGTCGCGGGCCCGGAAGCGGAAGAGCCGGCGGCGGCCGGAGATTTGCCGCCGGGTTTGAGCGGCACCCGGGTAGCTTCGAGCTTCAGCTTGCTGCCGCCCTTGGTGGTCAGCACGCCGCAAATGGCGTTGCCCTTGGCGTCGCCCTCGAACACGTGCCCGCTGCCGTGGACCATGTACATATGGCCGTTGAAAATCGCGCCCACCACATGGTAGACGTTGGTTTCGCCGGTCATGGCGTGGACCACCACCTCGGCCTTGACGTGGTGCCCGTCCTGCTCCACGCGGGCCTGCAAATCCGAGCCGTAGAGGCTGCCGCGCCACAGGCCGTTCACGTTCACTTCCCGGGCCATGGCCGTGCCGCACAGGGCGGCGAGGACCAGCAACGACAGCAGAAAAGTCTTCATAGGGGATGCCTCCGGCGGCCGGCATGAGCCCCGGCCCCATCGGGGGAAGTCCAGGGGGACGCGCCTACCCGGCCGCTTGCGCCAACACCTGCGTTAACACGGCTTCGTGGCGGCGGACCATCGTTTCCATGGAGAATTGTTCCAGCACCCGCGCCCTGGCGTTTTCCCCATACTGGCGGCGCAGGTCCTCGTCGGCGAGCAGCCGGGCCATGTTCGCGCCGAGTGCCTCGGGATTGCGCGGCGGACAGAGCAGCCCGGTGCGTTCGGGCTCGACCGCGTCCGGGATGCCGCCGACCGCCGTGGCCGCGACCGGTATGCCCATGCTCATGGCCTCCAGGATCACGTTTGGCAAGCCCTCGCGCACCGAGGAAAGCACGACCACCGAAGCCTGCTGGAAAAACGGCCTGGGATCGGGCGCGGCGGGATAGGTGCGGATGGCCCCGCGCACCGGGCTGCGGGCGGCAAGCGTGCGCACCCGGGTGCGCAGCGGCCCGTCGCCGACCAGCCACAACTCGGCCCTCGGCCGCTCGGCCACCGTGCGTTCGAAGGCCGCAAGCAGCGTTTCGTGGTCCTTGTCCTCGCAGTAGCGCGCCGGACACAGCACCACCTCGCGCACCGGGCGCAACTCCTCGGGCGGCGGGACGAAATACGCCGTGTCCACCCCGTTGGGGATGCAGGTGACCTTGCTCTCGGGCCGGCCCAGGCGCACGAGCGCGTCCTTAAGCGGCGCGGCGTTGACGATGTGGTGGGCGACGCAATTTTTCAGCCAGAGTTCGTGCTGGCGCTTGATGGCCCCGCCGCCCCGGCAGGTGCCGACCACGGCGGGAAGCCGTTGCAGGCGGCCGAACACCCGGCCCCAGATGTTGGGCACGGCGGTCAACGGCACCAGCACGTCGGGACGGTCGGTCTTGAGCTTTTTCCACAGCGCGCGAAGCGAGGCGGCCGTCACCTTGGGCGAGGCGGAAAGCCAGGTGAGCGGAATGCCGGCCCGGGCGGCCTGGGGCGCGAAGTCCCGGCCGTCGGCCAGCATCCAGAACTCCGGGGCGAAACGGTCGCGATCGAGGCGTGAGGCCAGCTCCAGAGCCTGCCGCTGGGTGCCGCCGAAAAAGAGGTCCTGCAGCAGGAAGACAACGCGGGCCGGATGCAACGGCTCGGCCATCAATACCCCATCAGCCCGCAACAGCGCGTGCACGACGGCATGAGGCCCTCGGTGTGCAGGCTGGCCCGAAAGCGGCGGTAGGCCTCGCTGTTCCACAACTCGGTGATGGTATGCTCGCGCACGTTGCCGACGATATAGTCGTGGTAGTCGCGGCAGGGGGACATGTCGCCGTTGGAATCGAGCTCCACCGCCTGGTAGATGGAGATGCACTGGTTGTACCCGAAGGTGGACTCGTGGTTGCTGTAATATTCCTTGAGGTTGGCCAGGCCCGTGATGTTGGGGATGATGTTGACGGCGGGCTTGCCGAGTCCCTTGGAGCGGCGTTTGACCTCGGCGAGCTGCTTGTCGAGGGTCTCGTGGTCCTTGATGGTCCAATCGCCGACCCAGCCCCAATGCAACTTGGGCGTGAACCCGAAACGGCGGGCGAAATCCTCGTCGTGGGCCTTGGCGCTCTTCTCGTCGATCCACCAGGACAGGTAGTAGACGAAGATATCGACCCGGTCCTTGTAGGCCTCGTAGATGTCGACCAGATGGTTCACGTTGGCGCTCGAGATGGTGCACAGCGCGGCCACCAGGGGCAGCTTGGTCTTGTGGGCCTTCTTGGCCTCCTTGACGGCGGCCAGGGCTTCCTGAATGACCTTGTAATTGTCGCCGCCCGAAGCCGAGGGGCGCGCGGCGTTGTGGGTCTCGGCGTCGTGGCCGTCGATGGAGACCTGGAGCAGGAAAAGCGGGGCCGCGGCCAGCCGGTCGGCGGCGGGCACCAGCTTGGTGGCGTTGGTGACGATGGAGGTGGGCATCTTGAGTTCCGTGGCCCGTTCGACGATCTCCAGCCATCCCTTATACATGGTCGGCTCGCCGCCCCAGAGGTAGACCGAAGGATGGTGGCCGTTTCTGGCCAGGTCCTCCAGCAACGCCAGATAGCGCTCGGGCGTGACTTCCTGCTTTTTGAGGTCCTTGAGATTCTGGCCGTGCAGGAAACCGTGGTCGCCCCACTGGCCGCAGGTATGGCAGCGCAGGTTGCACATGTCGGTGATGCGGATGGAAAGCTGCCGGATGCTGCGGGCATGGCCGGTTTCGGCGTGGGGATTGAGCGCCGAAAAGAAAATTTTCTCTTTTTCCACGGCCGCCAGACGACCGGCCATCCAGGGATAGCGGCCGACCTTGATGGCCTGTTTGATGATGGTGTCAAGCGCGACGCTGCTGCGTTTGCTCATGAAGCCTCCAATGCCTTGACGGCGAATGTCCGCTTACGCTGAAAAGGCGTCCGGTTCAACCCTCGGGGGAGGAAGGCGAAGGCGATGCGAGAGGGGGACCCTTTTGGGGAAAAAGGGTCCCCCTCTCGCGCTCTCCCCTCCCCAAAACTTTTAACGGTGACAAGCCGTTATCGGTAAGAGTCTTTGGAAAGGGGGTCCGGGGGGAGAACCTTTCTGCAAGAAAGGTTTCCCCCCGGCTTCTCTCCTGCCTAACGCAAACCCGCGCGCAGCTGGTCGACGCTCCAGCCGGCGGCCTTGAGGTTCTGCGCGGCCAAGGGGCTGACCTCGCCGGTGACGATGATTTTCCGGCTTTTCACCTTGAGGGCGGCGGCCGTATTCCCGAACTCCCGGGATATGCCGGCAACGCTGGGAGTCCAGGCCAGATAGTCCAGGGGATAGGCCACCAGCAGGCCGCCGTTCTTGGTGACGGCGGCGAGAAACTTGCCGGCCCGGACGAAATGGTCGAGCTTGTCGGCCGTGGCGTTGATGTTGGCGTAAAGCTCGGCCATGCGGGTGCGGAACCAGGCCAGATCGTCGTTGTCGGTCAGGATGCACTGGTTGATAAAGAGGTTGCGGTCGCCGACGCCGGTCATCTTGTCCAGGGCCAGCACCAGCCGCGTCTGCTCGATGGGCGTGAAATGGGGATTTTCCACGAACAGGTTGGCCGTGTCGGAAGTCGCGCCCATGGCCTTGAGCCGTTCCCGGTTGGCGGTAAAGAGGTCCTGGGGCGGGATGCTCACGTCCACCGCGCTTTGGGGCGCACCGGTATTGCCCAGCATGGTCAGGGCCGCGCCGCCGGGGATGGCGGCCGAACCCGTAAACGACCCGAAAAACTGAGCCCCGGCCAGACGCTTGAGGCTTTCGTGCAAAATGGGATTGCGGGAATAGGGATCGACGCCGTACGTCTTGGCGCAGTCGCGCATGGCTTTGTTGTAGCCGAGCAGCTCGCCCACGGTGCCCTTGTCGTCGGTGGGCCGCTTCTCCTTGCTGGAAGCCTCCGCCCGTGTGAAGTTTTTGCCCACGCCGGAAAGCGTTTCGCCGGGTTTGGTGATCAGGTTGAAGACGCCCTTGACCGCGTTGACGCCGGACATGCCGAGGGACTTGCCGATCTCCGCGCCTTTGTTGACGTCGTCCATGGCCGCCGCGGCCTGCAATTCGTGCAACCGGGTATAGAGCAACGACGTGGATTCCACCCGCAGGTCGCCCTTTTTCGTATGCACGGTATAGACATTCATGTAGCCGTCGTTTTTCACCTTGTCGTCAATGGTGTAATTGGGGCCGGAAAGAATCTTCGACGGCAACAGTTTCTTGGCGGAAAGCGTCGGGGGCGTTTCCGTCCGCGCATCGGCGGAGGTTCGGGCGGCGAAAACGAGCCCTGCCGTCAGGCAGAACACCGCCGCCGCCGCAACATACAGGACGCGACGACAGGTCATGGTTCTCTCCTTGGGATGAAATGGGGCGCGTGCCCCTCACTACGGTCCCCTACCCCCAAGAGGGGCGAATGTCATGGCCGGCTTTACATGCCCCCGACCTTGGATTAGAGCCCGCACAACCGTATAGGGAGGTGCGTCTTGGATATCGTCTCCGATCCGGAAATCTTGCGCGCGCGCTGCCGGGACTGGCTGCGCCGGGACGTGGCCACGGGGCTCGTGCCCACCATGGGCTATCTGCACGCCGGCCATGAAAGCCTCATCCGGCTGGCCAGGGAAAAAGCCGACAAGGTCGTGGTCAGCGTCTTCGTCAATCCGACCCAGTTCGGCCCTGGCGAGGACCTGGACGCCTACCCCCGGGACCTGGAGCACGATGCGGCCGTGGCCGAGGCGGCCGGCGCGGATGTGCTCTTTACGCCCAGGCCCGAGGCCATGTACGCCTCCGAGGCGGCCACCTGGGTGGAAGTGCCGGAACTGGCCCGCCATCTGTGCGGGGCCTCGCGGCCGATCCACTTCCGTGGCGTGTGCACCGTCGTATCCAAGCTGTTCCTGCTCGCCTTCCCGACCTTCGCCTTCTTCGGCCAAAAGGACTGGCAGCAGCTGGCCATCATCCGGCGCATGACGGCGGACCTGGGCTTTCCGGTCACCATCGTCGGCGCGCCCATCGTGCGCGAAGCCGACGGTCTGGCGCGCTCCTCGCGCAACGTCTACCTGACCCCGGCCGAACGCGCCGAGGCCCCATACATCCATAAAGGCCTCGCCCTGGCCGCGGACCTGGCCGCCGCCGGCGAACGTGACACGGCGGCCATCACCGGCAAGGTGCGGGAATATTGGGCTTCCCATATGCCTTCGGGAACGGCGGAGTACCTGGAGTGCGTGCACCCCGACCGGGTGTCGCCGCTTGCCCGCCTGGACGGTCCCGGACTGCTCGCCACGGCGGTGCGCTTTTCCCGGGCCCGGCTGATCGACAACCGGCTGCTCGATGCCGCCGTTGCCCCGCAGTCCTGAATATCCTGGCATTGCGCATGGTTCGTTCCTCGTGCCGTGTGGGTCCGCCCCGCCAATGCCGCGCCAGCGCCACGGCAATGTCGCGACAATGCCGCTTGCGCTTTTTTTTCAGCCAAGCTATATAGTTATATTTCGATTACACTTTATGCATTTTGACATTACGCCCGCCAGCCAGAACGCGCGGCAGGCACAGGGAGGACACCGCATATGATCAACGCCAAGGGCCGGTATCTTTTCAGTTCCGAATCCGTGACCGAAGGGCACCCGGACAAAGTCGCGGACCAGATTTCCGACGGCATCCTGGATGCCATCCTGGCCCAGGACCCGAATGCGCACGTGGCCTGCGAAACGCTGGTCACCACCGGCCTGGCTTTCATTGCCGGAGAAATCACCACCAAAGCCTATGCCGACTTTCCCGCCATCGTGCGCGAGACGGTCAAGGAAATCGGCTACAACAGCTCGACCATGGGCTTTGACTGGGAAACCTGCGCCGTGGTCTCCTCCGTGGACAAGCAGTCGGCGGACATCGCCCAGGGCGTGTCCCGGGAAAAGCCCGAGGAGCAAGGCGCCGGCGACCAGGGCATGATGTTCGGATTCGCCTGCACCGAGACCGAAACCCTCATGCCCGCCCCCATCTACTGGGCCCACAAGCTTTCGCGCCGCCTCACCTACGTGCGCAAGAACAAGATCCTCGACTTCCTGCGTCCCGACGGCAAGACCCAGGTGGCCGTGGAGTACATCGACGGCAAGCCCGCGCGCATCGACAACGTGGTTGTGGCCTGCCAGCACGACGAGAACATCTCGTACCAGGATCTGGCCGACGCCGTGCGCCAGGAAGTCATCTTCCACACCCTGCCCGAGCAGATGGTGGACAAAAACACCAAGATCTACATCAACACCACCGGCCGGTTCGTCATCGGCGGCCCCATGGGCGACTGCGGCCTGACCGGGCGCAAGATCATCCAGGACACCTACGGCGGCATGGGCAACCACGGCGGCGGCGCCTTCTCGGGCAAGGACCCGTCCAAGGTGGACCGCTCCGGGGCCTACATGGCCCGGTACGTGGCCAAGAACGTGGTGGCCAGCGGCGCGGCCGAACGTTGCGAAGTCCAGATCGCCTACTGCATCGGCGTGGCCGAGCCGCTGTCGGTGCTCGTGACCTCGCTTGGCACCAGCGAGATTCCCGACGAGGAGCTCACCCGGGCCGTGCGCGAGGTCTTTGAC
Proteins encoded in this window:
- a CDS encoding oligosaccharide flippase family protein → MPQDSPPSPPKVTRPSYGIFNKFAHLAGAQWIHDALHTFFLIYLARLSTSDYGEFMVAFGLASIILFLGEFGLNQPLVASLSKKYSHKGDILAQYTLLKSLLLVAGWLGVVGFVFWQGYTPGLKNLVMVISAGVGLEAVASSFFVAIRVEGRQDLEGRIKVISGVIGYGYAIGLLTLGAAPHWIALFKVIENVSNLSGGVWMALKKTDFAGLTLKRKSLARTWATAKHGSVFVLMALAAILYNKANLYFLQSNGGPTKVAQYSVTWELVDGVSILVSNLLLRSILYPLFVRLWKNDRSEFKRLANNSVRWLIGISIPVMFVLFIESDRLIGLVYGGAYHDAMWMQKWLAGTIICGFVHNLSAYLMMSQGKQRLLLFIYIGGLAVNLTLCATLIPADPLLGTCLAMLLTKAVVAVTTTSYCQATMRIIDVKSMWRIAAACAAGAGLYFAAMPLGIREISEGLALVPFIFLVMQWKKELAAQKAQAGLA
- a CDS encoding arabinose transporter encodes the protein MQSLAKRCSSPPQSECGGLPVILLCLAVFSCYLTVGMPLPVIPLFVSQVLGYPDWIVGLAVGIQFFATVSTRKFAGGIADNQGGDVALRRGLVACSLAGFTYLAAAWLPTGPAGKLAVLMLGRLLLGVGESLLLTGGLAWAIGLAGPARSGRVMSWVGMAMYGALAAGAPAGLALDAAHGFLAVAVVVTILPLLAFAALIGVPKSPPNKTGASVSFRRVVGIIWRPGLALGLQGVGFAGIGAFVSLYFVAEGWSGTGLTLSAFGVAFICARILCGELPDKFGGARVALAFFVIEIAGQAVLATASHMGLAMTGAALTGFGCSMIFPALGVETVKRTPSESRGTALGAFAAFQDIAYALTGPVTGTVAGLYGYRSVFLIGTAAALCGLAITVPLLRQK
- a CDS encoding glycosyltransferase → MTAFAFTVMAVQLVVLTALYLLGRRHVRGGDGPEPMPETCPRLAVIVPVTGDHPGMREAVASLLDQDYPDFTAIFVTATADDPAASLVAGVAGADPRVLMVVAGPATRCGQKNHNILAGIRAAATAELFVFCDSSHVADRHFFTNLAAPIIRGDAPMTSGFHKIVPGDGKTATIGMATTCMALHLLQPIRAITQPWGGAMAISRQAFDRFGLRELWGKNIVDDFSMGPHLHRFGVAAWPVAAACLETPMAGVPLSHWDDWLTRQLLYLKFCIPPGWLVSILAVFVLSAPPVFAALLLIGWCFGWTSPLVGWGALVYTADFLGLGLAYRSLCPRPIGILPWLRGYVATFLMLAWCFGRTFVTGSMSWRGISYKVGWGGVVKEIRRG
- a CDS encoding glycosyltransferase — protein: MAEPLHPARVVFLLQDLFFGGTQRQALELASRLDRDRFAPEFWMLADGRDFAPQAARAGIPLTWLSASPKVTAASLRALWKKLKTDRPDVLVPLTAVPNIWGRVFGRLQRLPAVVGTCRGGGAIKRQHELWLKNCVAHHIVNAAPLKDALVRLGRPESKVTCIPNGVDTAYFVPPPEELRPVREVVLCPARYCEDKDHETLLAAFERTVAERPRAELWLVGDGPLRTRVRTLAARSPVRGAIRTYPAAPDPRPFFQQASVVVLSSVREGLPNVILEAMSMGIPVAATAVGGIPDAVEPERTGLLCPPRNPEALGANMARLLADEDLRRQYGENARARVLEQFSMETMVRRHEAVLTQVLAQAAG
- a CDS encoding radical SAM protein, which codes for MSKRSSVALDTIIKQAIKVGRYPWMAGRLAAVEKEKIFFSALNPHAETGHARSIRQLSIRITDMCNLRCHTCGQWGDHGFLHGQNLKDLKKQEVTPERYLALLEDLARNGHHPSVYLWGGEPTMYKGWLEIVERATELKMPTSIVTNATKLVPAADRLAAAPLFLLQVSIDGHDAETHNAARPSASGGDNYKVIQEALAAVKEAKKAHKTKLPLVAALCTISSANVNHLVDIYEAYKDRVDIFVYYLSWWIDEKSAKAHDEDFARRFGFTPKLHWGWVGDWTIKDHETLDKQLAEVKRRSKGLGKPAVNIIPNITGLANLKEYYSNHESTFGYNQCISIYQAVELDSNGDMSPCRDYHDYIVGNVREHTITELWNSEAYRRFRASLHTEGLMPSCTRCCGLMGY
- the panC gene encoding pantoate--beta-alanine ligase, with protein sequence MDIVSDPEILRARCRDWLRRDVATGLVPTMGYLHAGHESLIRLAREKADKVVVSVFVNPTQFGPGEDLDAYPRDLEHDAAVAEAAGADVLFTPRPEAMYASEAATWVEVPELARHLCGASRPIHFRGVCTVVSKLFLLAFPTFAFFGQKDWQQLAIIRRMTADLGFPVTIVGAPIVREADGLARSSRNVYLTPAERAEAPYIHKGLALAADLAAAGERDTAAITGKVREYWASHMPSGTAEYLECVHPDRVSPLARLDGPGLLATAVRFSRARLIDNRLLDAAVAPQS
- the metK gene encoding methionine adenosyltransferase, producing the protein MINAKGRYLFSSESVTEGHPDKVADQISDGILDAILAQDPNAHVACETLVTTGLAFIAGEITTKAYADFPAIVRETVKEIGYNSSTMGFDWETCAVVSSVDKQSADIAQGVSREKPEEQGAGDQGMMFGFACTETETLMPAPIYWAHKLSRRLTYVRKNKILDFLRPDGKTQVAVEYIDGKPARIDNVVVACQHDENISYQDLADAVRQEVIFHTLPEQMVDKNTKIYINTTGRFVIGGPMGDCGLTGRKIIQDTYGGMGNHGGGAFSGKDPSKVDRSGAYMARYVAKNVVASGAAERCEVQIAYCIGVAEPLSVLVTSLGTSEIPDEELTRAVREVFDLRPYFISKRLDLKRPIYKPTSCYGHFGRERPEFTWERTDAAADIKTALKL